A single window of Jiangella alkaliphila DNA harbors:
- a CDS encoding LamG-like jellyroll fold domain-containing protein produces MTEHRASAHSRRTGVTHRILRRLALFLALVIAVPVVAILPGSAATQPAEQAEPLDTDLRVLLFYKPNFHASHVQARQAIRDLAAELGTQYGRTVEITDTDDPSVFTPENLATYDTLVFAQTGGVLFNDAQRDALEGYIQGGGGWMGIHYTGWSAGTVSEHDVNPWYLGLVGAVSEGHPENPAIRQATVRVSAEDHPLTAGIPDEFVRSDEWYDWNVNPAANVRTLLEVDETTYTDGRHGSIHPVTWCQEYDGGRSWYTSMGHDGAYFSEPVMRDQMRHGLAYTAGLVLADCSPPARDSAGEWSPVTPWPLMAINMALTHDGKIQSFGSTPTGCVDNTPYDWTGNSCVAQGGQFQTDVWDPATPRTMDNLYDGIVENATYSDLFCSMQVHDPNRRAMLTVGGDDNLGVRNDPVNGSIGVTSYSTRTGLRTEAPMNEPRWYPTGTVMPNGDIVVQGGSVRGVAGPGVLMPERYSPDEGSGWTLLTGAESAAAYGDGGGDLGPDENRWWYPRAFVAPENGNLFNISGTQMFELDPSGQGTLTLRGTLPADVANQGALGNPVGATSTATMYRPGQILQVGGGWWGNGGGPAGARAGFTVDLMTDGGTAEPAVEATEPMRYPRHWANSTVLPTGEVLVTGGGTQNNGAQGVATIPEVWNPDTGEWTSDLAPYAHARLYHSTALLLPDGRVMIAGGGAPGPRNYTDAEFYSPAYLFDGDELAQRPAIMNAPDKIGYDGTFDVDVAGEISKVALVRNGSVTHGFNNAQTFEELEFARTAEGTLTVQAPADGTYAPPGSYMLFVLDADGTPSIAAMLEIDPETPMDTRTPLVDQFEYPRVPAEWRGENPPMTIEVEAGDGRLAPWSVDDGVELVRGLAPGMGGLGVVGYHLDLGESGSLTRTIDGLVPGKEYRIALRYARDSRVSVGDGDTVSADLSIGSLDTTITATGDEPSGISGIPRPSTFATYTGTFTATAASEPLTLTGSGSSAGVIVDDLTILGVDPGPDDVPVHYAFDEGEGASAANTGHDDDTTGAATLTGAAGWTSSGVFGSALDVPGGDGDHADLPDGLLGDATDFTVSLWANADTLKNWMPLFQIGNGTDTYFLLQSQTQAGGSTGLAATFKADGVEERLTLGAGVDLEPGEWTHVAFTMRGSTGTLYLDGEEAGTRDDFSIGLPDVGNGETTTDNYLGNNDWPDPSFAGLLDDVRAYETALTAAEIEVLHTEGAAVPTTTSLTVTPSPSPFGAPVTVTATVEDASGAPAAGRAELWLEPVRADDPVDLNARQGDPVPLAADGTVTFPALTELGRGEYTVQVRYLGDDGRRASDASVTHTVERPPPGEGVPIHYTFDEGTGASAANSGHDPSIGAATLGGTTSWATGGPRGGVVSLPGGGGSSDNFVRLPNNLFANMEDEVTVSLWARPTALPNWVPLFQVGNGTDTFLLLQSRTQAAGATGFAATLKAPGNSLQERLTLGAANDLPLGEWTHIVFTMSGSTGKLYFDGELMGTRTNFTLGVDDIGVNGVTSSNYLGNNDYPDGLYNGLVDDVRVYEHALSDADVLELFEGEPAGTPVTTATVAPAAPDGADGWYVTAPTVTLSATGGSGAVTTEYAFGSGAWTTYAGPVTVPDGVHVVRYRSRDAGGAVEEEKTLDLKVDATAPAATLTGVTPGASHGLHEVLTVTAAAEDAGSGLASSELRLDGEPVDSPLTLDLAGLTAGQHEVAVVAVDAAGNTTTTAAAFTVMVSFDTVSALVERYAGDGLVLGSQRLRLLAHLNAADSAAGRGQVRQADQAVQRFASEALAVIDATARARLLAAAETLRDQLSP; encoded by the coding sequence ATGACCGAGCACAGAGCGTCTGCCCACTCACGTCGAACTGGCGTCACTCACCGGATCCTGCGTCGCCTCGCGCTGTTCCTGGCGCTGGTGATCGCCGTCCCGGTGGTCGCCATACTGCCGGGTTCGGCAGCGACCCAACCCGCTGAGCAGGCCGAACCGCTGGACACCGACCTGCGGGTCCTCCTCTTCTACAAGCCCAACTTCCACGCCTCCCACGTGCAGGCCCGCCAGGCGATCCGTGACCTGGCCGCGGAGCTGGGGACGCAGTACGGCCGGACCGTCGAGATCACCGACACCGACGACCCCTCCGTGTTCACGCCGGAGAACCTGGCCACCTACGACACGCTGGTGTTCGCGCAGACCGGCGGGGTCCTGTTCAACGACGCACAGCGCGACGCGCTCGAGGGGTACATCCAGGGCGGCGGCGGGTGGATGGGCATCCACTACACCGGCTGGTCGGCGGGCACCGTCAGCGAGCACGACGTCAACCCGTGGTACCTCGGGCTGGTCGGCGCGGTCTCCGAGGGACACCCGGAGAACCCGGCTATCCGCCAGGCGACGGTCCGGGTCAGCGCCGAGGACCACCCGCTCACGGCGGGCATCCCGGACGAGTTCGTCCGCAGCGACGAGTGGTATGACTGGAACGTCAACCCGGCGGCGAACGTCCGCACCCTGCTCGAGGTCGACGAGACGACGTACACCGACGGGCGGCACGGCAGCATCCACCCGGTCACCTGGTGCCAGGAGTACGACGGCGGCCGGTCCTGGTACACGTCGATGGGCCACGACGGCGCCTACTTCTCCGAGCCGGTCATGCGCGACCAGATGCGTCACGGCCTCGCCTACACCGCCGGGCTGGTGCTCGCGGACTGCTCCCCGCCGGCCAGGGACAGCGCCGGCGAGTGGAGCCCCGTCACGCCCTGGCCGCTGATGGCGATCAACATGGCGCTCACCCACGACGGCAAGATCCAGTCCTTCGGCAGCACGCCGACCGGCTGCGTCGACAACACCCCGTACGACTGGACCGGCAACTCCTGCGTCGCGCAGGGCGGCCAGTTCCAGACCGACGTGTGGGATCCGGCGACGCCGCGGACGATGGACAACCTCTACGACGGCATCGTCGAGAACGCCACCTACTCCGACCTGTTCTGTTCGATGCAGGTGCACGACCCGAACCGCCGCGCCATGCTCACGGTCGGCGGCGACGACAACCTCGGCGTCCGCAACGACCCGGTCAACGGCTCCATCGGCGTCACCAGCTACTCGACGAGAACAGGGCTGCGCACCGAGGCGCCGATGAACGAGCCGCGCTGGTACCCGACCGGGACGGTGATGCCCAACGGCGACATCGTCGTCCAGGGCGGCAGCGTGCGCGGCGTCGCCGGCCCGGGCGTCCTCATGCCCGAGCGGTACAGCCCCGACGAGGGCTCCGGCTGGACGCTGCTGACCGGCGCGGAGAGCGCGGCCGCCTACGGTGACGGCGGCGGCGACCTCGGTCCGGACGAGAACCGCTGGTGGTACCCGCGGGCGTTCGTCGCACCCGAGAACGGCAACCTGTTCAACATCAGCGGCACCCAGATGTTCGAGCTGGACCCGTCCGGCCAGGGCACGCTGACACTGCGCGGCACGCTGCCGGCCGACGTCGCCAACCAGGGCGCGCTCGGCAACCCCGTCGGCGCCACGTCGACCGCCACCATGTACCGGCCCGGCCAGATCCTGCAGGTCGGCGGCGGCTGGTGGGGCAACGGCGGCGGCCCGGCCGGCGCCCGCGCCGGGTTCACCGTCGACCTCATGACCGACGGCGGCACCGCCGAGCCGGCCGTCGAGGCGACCGAGCCGATGCGCTACCCGCGGCACTGGGCCAACTCGACCGTCCTGCCCACCGGCGAGGTGCTGGTGACCGGCGGCGGCACGCAGAACAACGGCGCCCAGGGCGTCGCGACGATCCCGGAGGTCTGGAACCCGGACACCGGCGAGTGGACCAGCGACCTGGCCCCGTACGCGCACGCCCGCCTGTATCACTCGACGGCGCTGCTGCTGCCCGACGGCCGCGTGATGATCGCCGGCGGCGGCGCGCCCGGCCCGCGCAACTACACCGACGCCGAGTTCTACTCGCCGGCGTACCTGTTCGACGGCGACGAGCTCGCGCAGCGCCCGGCGATCATGAACGCGCCGGACAAGATCGGCTACGACGGCACCTTCGACGTCGACGTGGCCGGCGAGATCTCCAAGGTCGCGCTGGTCCGCAACGGCTCGGTGACGCACGGCTTCAACAACGCGCAGACCTTCGAGGAGCTGGAGTTCGCGCGGACGGCCGAGGGCACGCTCACCGTCCAGGCGCCGGCCGACGGCACCTACGCGCCGCCCGGGTCGTACATGCTGTTCGTCCTCGACGCCGACGGCACGCCGTCGATCGCGGCGATGCTCGAGATCGACCCCGAGACGCCGATGGACACCCGCACCCCGCTGGTCGACCAGTTCGAGTACCCGCGGGTGCCGGCCGAGTGGCGCGGCGAGAACCCGCCGATGACCATCGAGGTCGAGGCCGGCGACGGGCGCCTGGCGCCCTGGTCGGTCGACGACGGGGTCGAGCTGGTGCGCGGCCTGGCGCCCGGCATGGGCGGGCTCGGCGTCGTCGGGTACCACCTCGACCTCGGCGAGTCGGGCAGCCTCACCCGGACCATCGACGGGCTGGTGCCGGGCAAGGAGTACCGGATCGCGCTGAGATACGCCCGCGACAGCAGGGTGTCGGTGGGTGACGGCGACACCGTCAGCGCCGATCTCAGCATCGGGTCGCTGGACACCACGATCACGGCGACCGGCGACGAACCGTCCGGCATCTCCGGGATCCCCAGACCCTCGACGTTCGCCACCTACACCGGCACGTTCACGGCGACCGCGGCGTCCGAGCCGCTGACCCTGACCGGGTCGGGCAGCAGCGCCGGCGTCATCGTCGACGACCTCACCATCCTCGGCGTCGACCCCGGGCCCGACGACGTCCCCGTCCACTACGCGTTCGACGAGGGCGAGGGCGCCTCGGCGGCGAACACCGGGCACGACGACGACACGACCGGTGCCGCGACGCTGACCGGCGCGGCCGGCTGGACGTCGTCCGGCGTGTTCGGCTCAGCGCTCGACGTGCCCGGCGGCGACGGCGACCACGCCGACCTGCCGGACGGGCTGCTCGGCGACGCGACCGACTTCACGGTGTCGCTGTGGGCCAACGCCGACACGCTGAAGAACTGGATGCCGCTGTTCCAGATCGGCAACGGCACGGACACGTACTTCCTGCTGCAGTCGCAGACCCAGGCGGGCGGCTCGACCGGCCTCGCCGCGACGTTCAAGGCCGACGGAGTCGAGGAGCGGCTGACGCTCGGCGCCGGGGTCGACCTCGAACCCGGTGAGTGGACGCACGTCGCGTTCACCATGCGGGGCAGCACCGGCACGCTGTACCTCGACGGCGAGGAGGCGGGAACGAGGGACGACTTCTCGATCGGCCTGCCCGACGTCGGCAACGGCGAGACGACGACCGACAACTACCTCGGCAACAACGACTGGCCCGACCCGTCGTTCGCCGGGCTGCTCGACGACGTCCGCGCCTACGAGACCGCACTCACGGCGGCCGAGATCGAGGTCCTGCACACCGAGGGCGCGGCCGTCCCGACCACGACGAGCCTGACGGTGACCCCGTCGCCGTCGCCGTTCGGTGCGCCCGTCACGGTTACGGCGACCGTCGAGGACGCGTCCGGCGCTCCTGCCGCCGGGCGGGCCGAGCTGTGGCTCGAGCCGGTCCGCGCGGACGACCCAGTGGACCTCAACGCCCGCCAGGGCGACCCGGTGCCGCTGGCCGCCGACGGGACGGTGACGTTCCCGGCGCTGACCGAGCTGGGCCGGGGCGAGTACACCGTCCAGGTCCGCTACCTCGGCGACGACGGGCGGCGTGCGTCCGACGCGTCCGTCACCCACACGGTGGAGCGGCCTCCGCCGGGCGAGGGCGTGCCGATCCACTACACGTTCGACGAGGGCACCGGCGCGTCGGCGGCCAACTCCGGCCACGACCCGTCGATCGGCGCGGCGACACTGGGCGGCACGACGTCGTGGGCGACCGGCGGTCCGCGCGGCGGCGTGGTGTCGCTGCCGGGCGGCGGCGGATCGAGTGACAACTTCGTCCGGCTGCCGAACAACCTGTTCGCGAACATGGAGGACGAGGTCACCGTGTCGCTGTGGGCCCGGCCGACGGCGCTGCCCAACTGGGTGCCGCTGTTCCAGGTCGGCAACGGCACCGACACGTTCCTGCTGCTGCAGTCGCGGACGCAGGCAGCCGGCGCGACCGGCTTCGCGGCGACGCTGAAGGCGCCGGGCAACTCGCTGCAGGAACGGCTGACGCTGGGGGCGGCGAACGACCTGCCCCTCGGCGAGTGGACGCACATCGTGTTCACCATGTCGGGGTCGACCGGGAAGCTCTACTTCGACGGCGAGCTGATGGGCACCCGGACCAACTTCACCCTGGGTGTCGACGACATCGGCGTCAACGGCGTCACCAGCAGCAACTACCTCGGCAACAACGACTACCCGGACGGCCTGTACAACGGGCTGGTCGACGACGTCCGCGTCTACGAGCACGCGCTCAGCGACGCCGACGTCCTGGAGCTGTTCGAGGGCGAGCCGGCCGGCACACCGGTCACCACCGCGACCGTGGCCCCGGCCGCTCCGGACGGCGCCGACGGCTGGTACGTCACCGCTCCGACGGTCACGCTGTCGGCGACCGGCGGCTCCGGGGCCGTCACGACGGAGTACGCGTTCGGCTCCGGCGCGTGGACCACGTATGCCGGGCCGGTGACGGTGCCGGACGGCGTCCACGTCGTGCGGTACCGGTCGCGGGACGCCGGTGGCGCCGTCGAGGAGGAGAAGACGCTCGACCTGAAAGTCGACGCGACGGCGCCCGCCGCCACGTTGACCGGCGTCACGCCCGGAGCGTCGCACGGCCTGCACGAGGTGCTGACGGTGACGGCGGCCGCCGAGGACGCGGGCTCCGGCCTGGCGTCGTCGGAGCTGCGGCTCGACGGCGAACCCGTCGACTCGCCGCTGACGCTGGACCTCGCCGGCCTCACCGCCGGACAGCACGAGGTCGCCGTCGTGGCCGTCGATGCCGCGGGCAACACGACCACGACGGCCGCCGCGTTCACCGTCATGGTCTCCTTCGACACGGTGAGTGCGCTGGTCGAGCGGTATGCCGGTGACGGGCTCGTGCTGGGCAGTCAGCGGCTGCGGCTGCTCGCCCACCTGAACGCGGCCGATTCCGCGGCCGGGCGCGGGCAGGTGCGGCAGGCCGACCAGGCGGTGCAGCGGTTCGCCTCGGAGGCGCTCGCCGTCATCGACGCGACCGCCCGTGCCCGGTTGCTGGCCGCGGCGGAGACGCTGCGGGACCAGCTGAGTCCGTAG
- a CDS encoding AAA family ATPase — protein sequence MCASPTVLVLTGLPGTGKSTLADGAARVLGAPSFSGDWLLGALAPHGVLTGLDRATYRRVYADLLGTLVTRQLLLGQSAVVDCLADDALLTRWRGLADDHGARLAVVECRCGDVDVHRRRIEGRKRGIPGWHEVDWAHVERMRAEFPPLTVEHLALDTAVGDAGAALARVLDYARGLSSGPAASGE from the coding sequence GTGTGCGCGTCGCCGACCGTCCTCGTCCTCACCGGGCTGCCCGGCACCGGCAAGTCGACGCTGGCCGACGGGGCCGCGAGGGTGCTCGGCGCGCCGTCCTTCTCCGGCGACTGGCTGCTCGGCGCGCTCGCACCGCACGGCGTGCTGACCGGCCTGGACCGCGCGACGTACCGGCGGGTCTATGCCGATCTGCTGGGGACGCTGGTCACGCGGCAGTTGCTGCTCGGCCAGTCCGCCGTCGTCGACTGCCTGGCCGACGACGCGCTGCTCACGCGGTGGCGCGGTCTCGCCGACGACCACGGCGCGCGGCTCGCCGTCGTCGAGTGCCGGTGCGGCGACGTCGACGTCCACCGGCGGCGCATCGAGGGGCGGAAGCGCGGGATCCCCGGCTGGCACGAGGTCGACTGGGCGCACGTCGAGCGGATGCGCGCCGAGTTCCCGCCGCTCACCGTCGAACACCTGGCCCTCGACACCGCCGTGGGCGACGCCGGCGCGGCGCTGGCTCGCGTCCTCGACTACGCCCGCGGGCTCAGCTCCGGTCCAGCAGCCAGCGGAGAGTAG